A genomic region of Colletotrichum destructivum chromosome 5, complete sequence contains the following coding sequences:
- a CDS encoding Putative protein kinase, producing MAPLLIKEGCIQVLAHTPSSVIYAVDTDAEPGHAKDTSTVLKGWAVWSKGSEPLGPVRPAEEADAMVRREAAIYDALRKHDRILDCVSLEVAVLEGAGPEPKAWALRLERAPGSSLRQYLYDNPSLPPAERIRLWLATQFAQGLAHVHSRNVGWSDIPTLNALLFDGWRLKLCDFGTSSLFEDYDHDWWGAESRYTPPGPQANA from the coding sequence ATGGCTCCCTTGTTGATCAAAGAAGGTTGCATCCAGGTCCTAGCCCACACGCCCAGCAGCGTCATCTACGCGGTCGACACCGACGCTGAACCTGGTCATGCTAAAGACACATCCACAGTCCTGAAAGGCTGGGCAGTCTGGTCCAAGGGCAGCGAGCCACTTGGCCCGGTACGAcccgcggaggaggcggacgCGATGGTCCGTAGAGAGGCGGCCATCTACGACGCCCTAAGGAAGCACGACCGTATCCTCGACTGCGTCAGCCTCGAGGTGGCCGTCCTGGAGGGAGCTGGCCCGGAGCCGAAAGCCTGGGCCCTGCGCCTAGAGCGTGCTCCCGGCAGCAGCTTGCGCCAGTATCTGTACGACAACCCGTCACTCCCCCCGGCGGAGCGGATCCGGCTGTGGTTGGCAACCCAGTTCGCCCAAGGCCTCGCGCATGTGCACTCGCGTAACGTCGGTTGGAGCGACATCCCGACCCTCAACGCCCTCCTTTTCGACGGCTGGCGCCTCAAGCTCTGCGACTTTGGCACCTCGTCGCTCTTTGAGGACTATGACCACGACTGGTGGGGTGCCGAGAGCCGTTATACACCGCCCGGACCCCAGGCCAACGCCTAG
- a CDS encoding Putative major facilitator, sugar transporter, major facilitator superfamily has translation MEEKPQHPEVATRSRSISQGETIPTPVGQYGVPSWASYMPGPSPTYRFGGLSAPWARTGIILCGRCIMVISGYNLALMGSISSLAPYLTTVGLADGSKHAKFLVGLINSLYWAGVVVGALLVGGFSDKVGRRRAIVFTGLFAVVVAPVFASLQNFTWALVARFANGLATGSFDSVGLNWSAETVDPRHRGRTIGFHMSCAAMGAAIAYFIPFGLNKHRSGDVVWRLPLAFQLLFVLVVLSVVCFLPESPRWLVQVGLTDAARDVLLAVKHCDNPEELPAMVEIELESVSKTIEMERRHSSSTSYWAMFTVPDDLRTARRTWSAFFIQFATQAMVGSGFVSGYGIQIFEMGGWSPDLAALLAGLAIVTQAVFGMPGAIFSDKLGRRKAMIGGAAVGAVILALIGMCGYFVDKHSESNPALAKSYGSATVGLVFLWCAVFGATWLWCPFVYPSEIFPAQSRAKGSSVGIVGLGLGSFFASMISPYLFDAIGYQSLFMICGLSFLVAMICYLWMPETAGKTLEEIDGLYD, from the exons ATGGAAGAAAAGCCGCAACACCCCGAAGTCGCAACCCGCTCTCGGAGCATCAGCCAAGGGGAGACAATCCCGACGCCCGTAGGCCAGTATGGCGTGCCCTCCTGGGCCAGCTATATGCCTGGTCCCTCCCCTACGTATCGTTTCGGGGGCCTCTCGGCACCATGGGCCAGGACTGGCATCATACTATGCGGACGCTGTATCATGGTGATATCCGGCTACA ATCTGGCGCTGATGGGGAGTATCTCCTCTCTTGCACCCTATCTCACCACCGTCGGTCTTGCGGACGGAAGCAAACACGCGAAATttctcgtcggcctcatcaACTCGCTCTACTgggcgggcgtcgtcgtcggagccTTACTCGTTGGCGGGTTTTCCGACAAAgtcgggcgccgccgagccaTCGTGTTTACCGGactcttcgccgtcgtcgtcgccccagTGTTCGCATCTCTGCAGAACTTCACGTGGGCGTTGGTCGCCCGGTTCGCCAACGGACTGGCAACCGGGTCGTTCGACTCTGTCGGGCTCAACTGGTCGGCCGAGACGGTGGACCCtcgccaccgaggccggACCATCGGCTTCCACATGAGCTGCGCAGCGATGGGCGCGGCCATTGCGTACTTTATCCCGTTTGGCTTGAACAAGCACAGGTCTGGCGATGTTGTGTGGCGGCTTCCGCTGGCTTTCCAGCTGCTTTTTGTGCTCGTCGTGCTCTCCGTCGTGTGTTTCCTTCCGGAGTCGCCCAGATGGCTGGTTCAGGTCGGTCTCACGGACGCAGCTCGCGATGTTCTGCTTGCGGTCAAGCACTGTGACAACCCAGAGGAGTTGCCGGCAATGGTCGAAATCGAGTTGGAGTCCGTCTCCAAGACCATTGAGATGGAACGCAGACACAGCTCGTCGACCAGCTACTGGGCCATGTTTACCGTCCCCGACGACTTGAGGACGGCTCGACGTACGTGGTCCGCATTCTTTATCCAGTTCGCGACGCAAGCCATGGTCGGCTCTGGCTTTGTGTCCGGCTACGGCATCCAGATCTTCGAGATGGGCGGCTGGTCTCCCGACCTGGCAGCTCTTCTCGCCGGACTGGCAATCGTGACCCAGGCCGTCTTTGGAATGCCAGGGGCCATCTTTTCCGACAAGCTTGGCCGACGGAAGGCCATGATCGGCGGTGCCGCTGTCGGGGCTGTCATCCTAGCCCTCATCGGCATGTGCGGCTATTTCGTGGACAAGCACTCCGAGTCGAATCCTGCGCTCGCAAAGTCGTACGGCTCAGCAACCGTAGGCTTGGTGTTCTTGTGGTGCGCGGTTTTCGGTGCAACTTGGC TCTGGTGTCCCTTTGTCTATCCTTCGGAAATCTTCCCGGCCCAGTCTCGAGCCAAAGGAAGCTCGGTGGGCATCGTTGGCCTAGGCCTGGGCTCCTTTTTCGCCAGCATGATCAGCCCATACTTGTTTGACGCAATCGGCTACCAATCGCTCTTCATGATCTGCGGACTCAGTTTCCTGGTGGCCATGATCTGCTACCTATGGATGCCCGAAACAGCTGGCAAGACCTTGGAGGAAATTGATGGGCTTTACGACTGA
- a CDS encoding Putative protein kinase-like domain superfamily, AN1-like Zinc finger gives MAPRFFNCSVSECQRPSARAVGAGCDMCSRHFCGVHLSRGFHKCKTRDLDDAAYNDLMLSEISLLRAQINESAACQLASNLNGGKPCVLEYPTKIIGQGALTGCANYHVRIRFDDGSPSWLMRVPRVTGFAVGLPVSLAEYLIRSEYATLKFLETTAVPAPRAFSFGIPLPGTPWNGQGDASKVWDGLAAIFVELEKHEFQQAGSLLVLSPEDRPSISATASDRFVCLNPWGPFDTSEEYYSAWAEQHLTLIADGQLYPQFPVEAYLVYQFLKENAAQLSEPERVFFLKHVDDKGDHLLVDDDLNITGIIDWQMARIVPRREAFALSLVSADMGALCNGQVSLSAKDAALSVALRDKSARLAKYTGDEKVRRFFWGLGLEAEWAYALPLAKAILVVFGVEEDWEEWRQGAFKRYESDERLRALVREVSNAHNSS, from the exons ATGGCACCAAGATTCTTCAACTGCTCCGTATCCGAGTGCCAAAGACCGAGCGCACGTGCAGTCGGCGCCGGGTGTGACATGTGTAGCAGACACTTCTGCGGTGTTCATCTATCGAGGGGCTTCCACAAATGCAAGACTAGG GACCTCGATGACGCCGCCTACAACGACCTGATGCTGTCAGAGATCAGCCTCCTTCGTGCCCAGATCAACGAAAGCGCAGCGTGTCAACTCGCTTCAAACCTGAACGGTGGAAAACCCTGTGTATTGGAGTACCCCACCAAGATTATTGGGCAGGGTGCCCTCACCGGTTGCGCCAACTACCACGTCCGTATACGGTTTGACGACGGATCTCCTTCATGGCTTATGCGAGTGCCTCGGGTTACAGGCTTTGCGGTCGGCCTGCCTGTGTCTCTCGCCGAATACCTGATCCGCAGCGAGTACGCAACTCTGAAGTTCCTTGAGACCACCGCAGTGCCAGCCCCGAGAGCGTTCTCGTTTGGAATCCCG TTGCCAGGCACGCCGTGGAATGGTCAGGGTGACGCGTCCAAGGTCTGGGATGGACTTGCCGCAATTTTCGTCGAGCTGGAGAAGCACGAGTTCCAGCAAGCGGGATCTCTACTCGTCTTATCTCCTGAAGACCGACCTTCGATTTCCGCCACCGCCAGCGACAGATTCGTGTGCCTGAATCCCTGGGGACCGTTCGACACGTCAGAGGAATATTACTCAGCGTGGGCCGAACAGCATCTGACTCTGATTGCGGATGGTCAACTGTATCCCCAATTCCCTGTTGAAGCATACCTGGTCTACCAGTTTCTAAAGGAAAACGCAGCCCAGCTATCCGAACCTGAGCGTGTCTTTTTTCTGAAGCATGTCGATGATAAGGGTGATCACCTgctggtcgacgacgacctgaaCATCACGGGCATCATCGACTGGCAGATGGCCCGCATCGTTCCGCGAAGAGAGGCGTTTGCATTATCCCTCGTGTCGGCCGACATGGGAGCTCTGTGCAATGGCCAAGTCTCACTTAGTGCCAAGGATGCTGCCCTGAGCGTTGCCTTGCGCGACAAGAGCGCACGGCTAGCCAAGTATACAGGGGACGAGAAGGTTCGGAGGTTCTTCTGGGGCCTTGGGCTTGAAGCTGAGTGGGCTTATGCTCTGCCGTTAGCCAAGGCCATCCTTGTGGTCTTTGGGGTGGAAGAAGACTGGGAAGAATGGAGACAGGGAGCTTTCAAGCGGTACGAAAGCGATGAGCGCCTAAGGGCCCTTGTAAGGGAAGTGAGCAATGCTCATAACAGTAGTTAG
- a CDS encoding Putative heterokaryon incompatibility codes for MDLCERCQRIDLHSLPPALDTTADGYPLATLSQIVQGAASACSFCRIVTSCLYNFAQHAEYLTETGPVAAHADTVLRLRQGVPDRGDGGKLGGVQLLGPGSLKTNIPLYAKKESPAWLNGDILESNLCMPLDPHGLKPGQFIKKRMDICMSQHEQCRVSFSGHDAERQPSVPPGRLLHVVPSKQENSPPDIRLLEIAKASGLAVQYAALSHCWGPPEKRPPCTLRGNLAEHKEGIPWATLSQTFRDACDLCADLGIGYLWIDSLCIIQDDAADWETEASVMGLTYEQASLVIAASAATDSSQGLFGVRRRNEFAQLRYKGRRDSGVYAYQSRSPKYHVDNGPLNARAWVLQEYILARRAAHFTQWGVVWTCCRDPAVAVDEYDGGSGGGRSSVHQIPHTWENVVRDYSRRGLTYKSDKLVAIQGLAAAWGERQGKTPFCGLVLEDMPLGLAWFWSGHGGEKLVRDVGGVPSWSWASVTGRVDFLMRENEEATPGMAVVSGRIGLADQVSCPGGLVFDGSLVKEVDARIGPFDCLPSYIEDLRAIDPASEALRHLVPGSTAWCSHTNHDEQLHMLVDRQRGKIGWFAFDEKAEATGPISCLPLFKESVRPWYMPPVDTAEPFYMWCLVVRRAEKGDGFERVGWGRILDPSWIEGGQRQEVLLI; via the exons ATGGACCTGTGCGAACGGTGCCAGAGGATCGACCTCCACAGCCTGCCGCCCGCTCTCGACACGACGGCAGACGGCTACCCCCTCGCCACGCTCAGCCAGATAGTCCAAggggcggcctcggcctgctccttTTGCCGCATCGTCACGTCCTGCCTGTACAACTTCGCGCAGCACGCCGAATACCTGACGGAAACGGGACCCGTCGCGGCCCACGCAGACACGGTCCTGAGGCTGCGGCAGGGCGTCCCGGAccgcggcgacgggggcaagctcggcggcgtccagctTTTGGGTCCCGGGAGCCTCAAGACCAACATTCCGCTCTACGCGAAGAAGG AAAGTCCTGCGTGGCTCAATGGCGATATTCTCGAGTCTAACTTGTGCATGCCGCTGGATCCCCATGGGTTAAAGCCCGGCCAGTTTATCAAGAAGCGAATGGACATCTGCATGTCACAGCACGAGCAGTGCCGAGTATCTTTTTCTGGCCACGACGCAGAACGCCAGCCGTCGGTGCCGCCGGGTCGTCTGCTGCACGTCGTCCCATCAAAGCAAGAGAACTCGCCGCCGGACATACGGCTCCTGGAGATCGCCAAAGCCTCGGGCCTCGCCGTTCAGTACGCGGCGCTCAGTCACTGCTGGGGTCCGCCCGAGAAGCGGCCGCCGTGCACACTCCGCGGCAACCTCGCGGAGCACAAGGAGGGCATCCCGTGGGCCACGCTCTCGCAGACCTTCAGGGACGCGTGCGACCTCTGCGCCGACCTCGGGATCGGGTACCTGTGGATCGACTCCCTGTGCATCATCCAGGACGACGCGGCTGActgggagacggaggcgtcTGTCATGGGGCTCACCTACGAGCAGGCGTCCCTCGTCATCGCTGCCTCGGCCGCCACCGACTCGAGCCAGGGCCTCTTCGGTGTCCGACGGAGGAACGAGTTCGCGCAGCTGCGGTACAAGGGGCGGCGCGACAGCGGGGTGTACGCCTACCAGTCCCGGTCGCCCAAGTACCACGTCGACAACGGGCCGCTGAACGCGCGCGCCTGGGTGCTCCAGGAGTACATCCTCGCCCGGCGGGCGGCGCACTTCACGCAGTGGGGCGTCGTCTGGACGTGCTGCCGcgacccggccgtcgccgtggaCGAGTACgacggcggctccggcggcgggcggtcGTCGGTGCACCAGATCCCGCACACGTGGGAGAACGTGGTGCGCGACTACTCGCGGCGCGGGCTGACGTACAAGTCGGACAAGCTCGTGGCCATCCAGGGGCTCGCGGCGGCCTGGGGCGAGAGGCAGGGGAAGACGCCGTTCTGCGGGCTCGTGCTGGAGGATATGCCGCTGGGGCTGGCGTGGTTCTGGAGCGGGCACGGCGGGGAGAAGCTCGTCCGCGACGTCGGGGGCGtgccgtcgtggtcgtgggCTTCGGTCACGGGAAGGGTCGATTTCCTGATGAGGGAGAACGAGGAGGCGACGCCAGGGATGGCGGTCGTGAGCGGGCGTATTGGGCTGGCTGATCAAGTCAGCTGTCCTGGTGGTTTGGTCTTTGATGGATCGCTTGTCAAAGAGGTGGATGCTCGGATCGGCCCGTTCGACTGTCTTCCATCCTATATCGAGGACCTCCGGGCCATCGACCCGGCGTCGGAAGCGTTGAGGCACTTGGTCCCGGGAAGCACGGCCTGGTGTTCACACACGAATCACGATGAACAACTCCACATGCTGGTCGACCGGCAGAGGGGTAAAATTGGCTGGTTTGCCTTtgacgagaaggccgaggccactGGGCCGATCAGCTGTCTGCCTCTTTTCAAGGAGTCGGTCAGGCCGTGGTACATGCCGCCGGTGGACACGGCAGAGCCGTTCTACATGTGGTGTTTGGTTGTGAGGAGGGCTGAGAAGGGAGATGGCTTTGAGCGGGTGGGCTGGGGACGCATCCTTGACCCGTCTTGGATAGAGGGCGGGCAGAGACAGGAAGTTCTACTCATATGA
- a CDS encoding Putative nitrilase/cyanide hydratase, carbon-nitrogen hydrolase, with product MGSYVHGDPNEPVKVAVVQSEPCWFDIEAATNKTCDFIAEAGGNGARLIAFPELWIPGYPNYIHAKTEKENFPYNLKYYRNSVDVESKHMERIRMAARAAQIMVVIGISERHRGSLYMAQTFIGPDGSILLHRRKFKPTAQERILFGDASGDCATNVVATLIGRVGGLQCFEHFQPLLKYNTYFQGEQIHVASWPNLFPPVGTMPFFNTVEPCTMATHTLAVEGATFVLLASSTQTEKGLLANGLIPEPNANIPSSLSDGPGEELPHTAVIGGGFSEIIAPDGRTLVKAPSATYDGLLYGELDFDEIYTAKSIVDTVGQYSRPDIFTLQVRGEVRRHCEYDQVGEFAHAARFPNLPTAQSD from the exons ATGGGCTCTTACGTTCACGGAGACCCGAACGAGCCGGTTAAAGTCGCCGTCGTTCAATCTGAACCATGCTG GTTCGATATCGAGGCCGCAACAAACAAGACCTGCGACTTCATCGCTGAGGCTGGTGGCAACGGCGCGAGGCTCATCGCGTTTCCCGAGCTGTGGATTCCCGGGTATCCCAACTACATCCACGccaagacggagaaggaAAACTTTCCCTACAACCTCAAGTACTACCGCAACTCTGTCGACGTCGAATCGAAGCACATGGAACGGATTCGCATGGCTGCCAGGGCCGCCCAGATCATGGTCGTCATTGGCATCTCGGAGCGTCACCGGGGCAGTCTGTACATGGCGCAGACGTTCATCGGCCCGGATGGGAGCATTCTTCTGCACAGAAGGAAGTTCAAGCCCACGGCACAGGAGAGAATCCTGTTTGGCGATGCG TCGGGTGATTGCGCCACCAACGTTGTTGCTACCCTCATTGGCCGAGTCGGAGGGCTTCAGTGCTTCGAACATTTCCAACCGCTCCTCAAATACAACACGTACTTCCAGGGGGAACAAATCCACGTGGCTTCCTGGCCGAACCTATTCCCGCCCGTCGGGACGATGCCTTTCTTCAACACCGTTGAGCCCTGCACCATGGCGACGCACACCttggccgtcgagggcgcgaCCTTTGTCCTCCTTGCCTCTTCAACGCAAACCGAAAAGGGCCTCCTAGCCAACGGACTGATTCCCGAACCGAACGCCAATATTCCGTCGTCGTTATCAGACGGTCCTGGCGAGGAGCTGCCGCACACCGCAGTCATCGGGGGAGGGTTCTCAGAGATCATCGCGCCGGACGGACGCACTCTTGTGAAAGCGCCCAGCGCGACCTATGACGGTCTCCTATATGGCGAgctcgactttgacgagatCTACACTGCCAAGAGCATCGTCGACACCGTGGGGCAGTACTCCCGCCCAGACATATTCACGCTGCAGGTCAGGGGCGAGGTGCGCCGGCACTGTGAATACGACCAAGTCGGTGAGTTTGCTCACGCGGCGAGGTTTCCGAATCTGCCGACGGCCCAAAGTGACTga
- a CDS encoding Putative ER transporter, 6TM, which produces MASEEPKRPGPDDRYEESPEPEPESESEDDSESESESDSESGSGSGSGSGRVPVRAPTNATAASATSSASRRLPPPPKPNLMARLGLDAPTLIMMFKGSLPPLIGVAMYQSTPVAQYFTTLGYLVPIISVLALAILPRGKYLQNLVLNVVGILIGGALSMLALWTGVRARHNTASAEELATGLPVYNSSQSVVCGIWLFFNIWISNTLRAKFPAMNLPVMIYSIFMNVACTFGPLMVTNASAESFVRRLLVAMLCAMGIATGVSLFVFPVSSRKVVSAEFNGAIGLVRKSIRLQLNYLQTLSSPDMLERHETKSSSVFRKNKSKKSKKNKKEKRPELTKEAKAAAEVKATALAISALFGKMHGDILFAKRDIAYGKLNSKDIGEIYNRLRSIMIPLNGISTIVDIFRRAADKHGWGVEAGGGAGDTDAEKSREKRVWNEIMEQLHEPYEILTEAMDQALEHAAIVLELAPRPKQKKTKTNKTTQTAADVDVEKDAGAKNGGAAQPGDAAFAEVLASRVQDFNDKKGEMLRTWLRERQLATEQERRDLKLKRLETRMRERDQTQLYVLLYMEQLMLALGEAVQDLVLFADSKVADGTMARKRLILPSQKRLKKWFRGVCSTEDASPEQTPDVAEMGANIVYAGDGYNKKKDPEHLPAHGAWQHLGNAVRRFSGFVGSGESMFGFRVAVATMTIGIMAFLRSTQTFFNEQRLVWAMIMIAIGMTITAGQSIFGFVCRVGGTCVAVVFSYIIWYIVVERTAGVIVFLWLFIFVEQYFVLKYPRFMPVWLITIITQVLVIGYELQVQKIGEAAAAATGQPYLPTYLLAPYRLACVAAGCAVAFIWTIFPAPMTDRRWLRRDLSASLYLLANYFSVVTETIKATMEETHGDIKRPGSPAHKMEKERRRILGKLLLLLPSLDSHAQWQRWEPDIGGKFPRATYEDIIRRSTSIMRYLTLIAYTITWKPRDGRSHHAARPSTAASSDTDPDRQWLRALNQVLAGIEPTQHTILSTLTLLSNSMLSGQSLPPFMQLPRPNELTRKLLHLRGPEPDESQGQGQGQGIIQRRGSELEHRLVTVNTRTGTEVRSSAAAAAARKPSVVESPVSDTSTVASTGMAELTEMISPLGSGSILDVRNVEQHGYTEFAVLQVCSSLVCDDLEGLVRSVSSLVGVVDFSFRVNQSEASISTTDEEDARGKGKRD; this is translated from the coding sequence ATGGCTTCCGAAGAACCCAAGAGGCCGGGCCCCGATGACCGGTACGAGGAGTCTCCGGAACCCGAGCCGGAGagtgagagcgaggacgacagtgaaagtgagagtgagagcgaCAGTGagagcgggagcgggagtgggagtgggagtgggagagTCCCGGTGCGGGCTCCGACGAATGCgaccgccgccagcgccacCAGCAGCGCGTCCAGGAggctgccgccaccgccgaagccgaaccTCATGGCCCggctgggcctcgacgcgCCGACGCTCATCATGATGTTCAAGggctcgctgccgcccctGATCGGCGTCGCCATGTATCAGTCGACGCCCGTCGCGCAGTACTTCACGACGCTGGGCTACCTCGTGCCCATCATCTCGGTGCTCGCCCTGGCCATCCTGCCGCGGGGCAAGTACCTGCAGAACCTCGTCCTgaacgtcgtcggcatcctcatcggcggcgccctctCCATGCTGGCGCTGTGGACCGGCGTGCGGGCCCGGCACAAtacggcctcggccgaggagctggccaCCGGCCTGCCCGTCTACAATTCGAGCCAGTCGGTCGTCTGCGGCATCTGgctcttcttcaacatctGGATCTCCAACACGCTGCGGGCCAAGTTCCCGGCCATGAACCTGCCCGTCATGATCTACTCCATCTTCATGAACGTCGCCTGCACCTTTGGCCCGCTGATGGTGACCAACGCGTCGGCCGAGTCGTTCGTGCGGCGCCTGCTCGTCGCCATGCTCTGCGCCATGGGCATCGCCACGGGCGTCTCGCTCTTTGTGTTCCCCGTCTCGAGCCGCAAGGTCGTGAGCGCCGAGTTCAacggcgccatcggcctcgtccgcaaGTCCATCCGGCTGCAGCTCAACTACCTGCAGACCCTGTCGAGCCCGGACATGCTGGAGCGTCACGAGACcaagagcagcagcgtcTTCAGGAAGAACAAAagcaagaagagcaagaagaacaagaaggaaaagaggcCCGAACTGACCAAGGAGGCAaaggcggccgccgaggttaAGGCCACGGCGCTGGCCATCTCGGCGCTGTTCGGAAAAATGCATGGCGACATCCTGTTCGCCAAGCGGGACATTGCGTACGGTAAGCTCAACTCCAAGGACATTGGCGAGATCTACAACCGGCTGCGGAGCATCATGATCCCCCTCAACGGCATCagcaccatcgtcgacatcTTCCGGCGCGCGGCCGACAAGCACGGATGGGGCGTcgaagcaggaggaggagcggggGATAcggacgccgagaagagcCGGGAGAAGAGGGTGTGGAACGAGATCATGGAGCAGCTGCATGAGCCGTACGAGATCCTCACCGAGGCCATGGACCAGGCTCTCGAACACGCCGCCATCGTGCTGGAGCtcgcgccgaggccgaagcagaagaagacgaagaccaACAAGACGACCCAGACGGcggccgatgtcgacgtcgagaaggacgccggggccaagaacggcggcgcggcgcagcCCGGAGACGCCGCGTTCGCCGAGGTGCTCGCCAGCAGGGTGCAGGACTTCAAcgacaagaagggcgagatGCTCCGGACGTGGCTGCGCGAGAGGCAGCTGGCGACGGAGCAGGAACGGCGGGACCTGAAGCTCAAGCGGCTCGAGACGCGGATGCGCGAGCGCGACCAGACGCAGCTCTACGTGCTGCTGTACATGGAGCAGCTCATGCTGgcgctcggcgaggcggtgCAGGACCTCGTGCTGTTCGCCGACTCCAAGGTGGCGGACGGCACGATGGCGCGCAAGCGGCTCATTCTCCCGTCGCAGAAGCGGCTCAAGAAGTGGTTCCGCGGCGTCTGCAGCACCGAGGACGCGTCGCCGGAGCAGACGCCGGACGTGGCGGAGATGGGGGCCAACATCGTGTACGCGGGCGACGGGtacaacaagaagaaggacccGGAGCACCTGCCGGCGCACGGCGCGTGGCAGCACCTCGGCAACGCGGTCCGGCGGTTCTCGGGCTTCGTCGGGTCCGGCGAGTCCATGTTCGGGTTCCGGGTGGCCGTGGCGACCATGACCATCGGCATCATGGCGTTCCTGCGGAGCACGCAGACCTTCTTCAACGAGCAGCGGCTCGTGTGGGCCATGATCATGATCGCCATCGGCATGACCATCACGGCGGGGCAGTCCATCTTCGGCTTCGTGTGCCGCGTGGGCGGCACCTGcgtggccgtcgtcttctcctACATCATCTGGtacatcgtcgtcgagcgcaccgccggcgtcatcgtgTTCCTGTGgctcttcatcttcgtcgagCAGTACTTCGTGCTCAAGTACCCGCGCTTCATGCCCGTCTGgctcatcaccatcatcacccagGTGCTCGTCATCGGCTACGAGCTGCAGGTCCAGAAgatcggcgaggccgccgccgccgccacgggcCAGCCCTACCTCCCGACCTACCTGCTGGCCCCGTACCGCCTCGCctgcgtcgccgccggctgcgCCGTGGCCTTCATCTGGACCATCTTCCCGGCGCCCATGACGGACCGCCGCTGGCTCCGCCGCGACCTCAGCGCCTCGCTGTACCTCCTGGCCAACTACTTCAGCGTCGTCACCGAGACCATCAAGGCCACCATGGAGGAGACCCACGGCGACATCAAGCGGCCCGGCTCGCCCGCCCacaagatggagaaggagaggcgCCGCATCCTCggcaagctgctgctgctgctgcccagcCTCGACAGCCACGCTCAGTGGCAGCGCTGGGAGCCCGACATTGGCGGCAAGTTCCCGCGCGCCACCTACGAGGACATCATCCGCCGCTCGACGAGCATCATGCGTTACCTCACCCTCATCGCCTACACCATCACCTGGAAGCCCCGCGACGGCCGCAGCCACCACGCCGCCAGGCcgtccaccgccgcctcctccgacaCCGACCCCGACCGCCAGTGGCTCCGCGCCCTGAACcaggtcctcgccggcatcgagcCGACCCAGCACACCATCCTCTCCACCCTCACCCTGCTCTCCAACTCGATGCTCTCGGGCCAGTCCCTGCCGCCTTTCATGCAGCTGCCGCGGCCCAACGAGCTCACCCGGAAACTGCTTCACCTCCGCGGGCCGGAACCAGATGAGAGTCAGGGTCAGGGACAGGGACAGGGCATCATCCAGCGACGGGGCAGCGAGCTTGAGCACCGGCTCGTCACGGTCAACACCCGCACGGGCACCGAGGTTCgatcgtcggcggcggcagcggcggcgaggaagcccAGCGTCGTCGAGTCGCCCGTCAGCGACACGTCGACCGTCGCCAGCACGGGTATGGCGGAGCTGACGGAGATGATCAGCCcgctcggcagcggcagcatcCTCGACGTGAGGAACGTCGAGCAGCACGGCTACACCGAGTTCGCCGTGCTGCAGGTCTGCAGCTCGCTCGTGTGCGATGACCTGGAGGGCCTCGTCCGCTCCGTCAGCAGCCTGGTGGGCGTTGTCGACTTCAGCTTCCGCGTCAACCAGAGCGAGGCGTCCATCTCGAccacggacgaggaggacgcgaGGGGCAAGGGGAAACGCGATTGA